The proteins below are encoded in one region of Sporosarcina sp. FSL K6-1508:
- the rpoC gene encoding DNA-directed RNA polymerase subunit beta', with product MIDVNNFEYMKIGLASSDKIRSWSYGEVKKPETINYRTLKPEKDGLFCERIFGPTKDWECHCGKYKRVRYKGVVCDRCGVEVTRQKVRRERMGHIELAAPVTHIWYFKGIPSRMGLILDMTPRALEEIIYFASYVVVDPADTPLERKQLLSEREYRIYREKYGSKFQALMGAEAIERLLAAIDLEKEMEFLKEELKTVQGQRRTRAIRRLEVVEAFRNSGNKPEWMVLEVLPVIPPELRPMVQLDGGRFATSDLNDLYRRVINRNNRLKRLLDLGAPGIIVQNEKRMLQEAVDALIDNGRRGRPVTGPGNRPLKSLSHMLKGKQGRFRQNLLGKRVDYSGRSVIVVGPNLKMYQCGLPKEMAIELFKPFVMKELVERGLAHNIKSAKRKIERLHSEVWDVLEEVIKEHPVLLNRAPTLHRLGIQAFEPILVEGRAITLHPLVCTAYNADFDGDQMAVHVPLSAEAQAEARLLMLAAQNILNPKDGKPVVTPSQDMVLGNYYLTLERKGASGEGTSFRDADEALIAYHNGFVHLHSRIAIQASSLNNPTFTDEQNGKLLITTVGKVIFNEILPKSFPYINEPSDFNLQIETPDKYFVSGTVNVKEHVAEMELIEPFKKKILGNIIAEIFKRFHITETSRMLDRMKNLGFKYSTRAGITIGISDIVVLPNKDDILKEAQDKVDKVMQQFRRGLITEEERYDRVISYWSHAKDVIQDKLMDSLDHSNPIYMMSDSGARGNASNFTQLAGMRGLMANPAGRIIELPIKSSFREGLTVLEYFISTHGARKGLADTALKTADSGYLTRRLVDVAQDVIVREDDCGTDRGLDIGALMDGTEVIEGLDERIEGRHTKKTIYHPETGALILKKDGLITADAARAILDAGLEQITIRSAFTCNTKHGVCKLCYGINLATGEKVEVGEAVGIIAAQSIGEPGTQLTMRTFHTGGVAGDDITQGLPRIQEIFESRNPKGVAVISEIKGEIIEIDEIREGQKEITIQGDVETRKYLTPYNARLKVDVGDKIDRGEVITEGSIDPKELIVVKDVVTVQVYLLKEVQKVYRMQGVEIGDKHVEVMVRQMLRKVRIIEAGDTDLLPGSLLDIHQFSDANAEVLKVNKVPATCRPVILGITKASLETESFLSAASFQETTRVLTDAAIKGKTDELLGLKENVIIGKLVPAGTGMQRYRHIVMEQEKTATK from the coding sequence TTGATAGATGTAAATAATTTTGAGTATATGAAGATCGGGCTTGCTTCATCTGATAAGATCCGTTCATGGTCATATGGTGAAGTGAAAAAGCCAGAAACAATTAACTACCGTACATTGAAACCCGAAAAAGATGGTCTGTTCTGTGAACGTATTTTTGGACCTACAAAAGATTGGGAATGTCATTGCGGGAAGTATAAACGTGTTCGTTATAAAGGCGTCGTTTGTGACCGTTGTGGAGTAGAAGTGACGCGTCAAAAAGTTCGTCGTGAACGTATGGGGCATATTGAACTTGCAGCTCCTGTAACACATATTTGGTATTTCAAAGGAATTCCAAGCCGAATGGGTCTTATCCTTGATATGACACCACGTGCTTTGGAGGAAATCATCTATTTCGCATCATATGTAGTCGTTGACCCTGCGGATACTCCGCTTGAAAGGAAGCAATTGCTTTCAGAACGGGAATATCGTATCTACCGCGAAAAGTATGGTTCCAAATTCCAAGCGCTAATGGGTGCTGAAGCGATTGAACGTCTTCTTGCAGCTATCGATCTTGAAAAAGAGATGGAATTCTTGAAAGAAGAGTTAAAAACAGTTCAAGGACAACGTCGTACACGTGCAATCAGACGTCTAGAAGTTGTAGAAGCATTCCGTAACTCGGGCAATAAACCTGAATGGATGGTTCTTGAAGTATTGCCAGTCATTCCGCCGGAGCTTCGCCCAATGGTGCAGCTTGATGGTGGACGATTTGCAACATCTGACTTGAACGACCTGTACAGAAGGGTCATCAACCGGAACAATCGATTGAAACGCTTATTGGATTTAGGCGCACCAGGAATCATTGTGCAGAACGAGAAGCGGATGCTGCAAGAAGCAGTTGATGCACTTATCGATAATGGTCGCCGTGGCCGTCCGGTTACAGGACCTGGTAACCGTCCATTGAAATCCCTTTCTCATATGCTGAAAGGTAAGCAAGGACGTTTCCGTCAAAACTTACTAGGAAAACGTGTTGACTATTCTGGTCGTTCCGTTATCGTCGTAGGTCCTAACTTGAAAATGTATCAGTGCGGTCTGCCGAAAGAAATGGCGATTGAACTATTTAAACCGTTTGTTATGAAAGAACTCGTTGAACGAGGTCTTGCGCACAACATTAAGAGTGCCAAACGTAAAATTGAACGCCTCCATTCGGAAGTTTGGGACGTTCTCGAAGAAGTCATCAAGGAGCATCCGGTCTTATTGAACCGTGCCCCGACTCTTCACCGACTTGGTATTCAAGCATTCGAGCCAATTCTTGTAGAAGGACGTGCGATCACGCTTCACCCACTTGTTTGTACAGCCTATAACGCTGACTTCGATGGTGACCAAATGGCCGTCCACGTTCCGTTATCCGCAGAAGCACAAGCGGAAGCGCGTCTTCTTATGTTGGCAGCACAAAACATTTTGAACCCGAAAGACGGGAAACCAGTCGTTACGCCTTCTCAGGATATGGTATTAGGAAACTACTACCTCACACTGGAACGTAAAGGCGCGTCAGGGGAAGGTACTTCATTCCGTGATGCGGATGAGGCACTTATTGCTTATCATAACGGTTTCGTACATTTACATTCGCGTATCGCTATTCAGGCAAGTTCTTTGAACAACCCTACGTTTACTGATGAACAGAATGGTAAGCTTCTTATAACGACAGTCGGAAAAGTGATTTTCAATGAAATTCTGCCGAAATCTTTCCCGTATATTAACGAGCCGTCAGATTTCAACTTGCAAATCGAAACACCAGACAAGTACTTTGTATCTGGGACTGTGAACGTTAAAGAGCATGTTGCTGAAATGGAACTAATTGAGCCGTTCAAGAAAAAAATCCTTGGAAATATCATCGCGGAGATCTTTAAACGTTTCCACATTACAGAAACGTCAAGAATGCTTGACCGGATGAAAAATCTTGGATTTAAATATTCTACTCGTGCAGGGATTACGATCGGTATTTCCGATATCGTCGTCTTGCCTAATAAAGACGATATCCTGAAAGAAGCACAAGATAAAGTCGATAAAGTGATGCAGCAATTCCGTCGTGGTCTCATAACAGAAGAAGAGCGATATGATCGCGTCATTTCTTACTGGAGCCATGCGAAGGATGTCATTCAGGATAAATTGATGGACTCCCTCGATCACTCAAACCCGATTTACATGATGAGTGACTCGGGCGCACGGGGTAACGCATCAAACTTTACGCAGCTTGCTGGTATGCGTGGTCTGATGGCCAACCCGGCTGGACGAATCATCGAACTTCCAATCAAATCGTCATTCCGTGAAGGATTGACGGTGCTTGAGTACTTCATCTCGACACACGGAGCGCGTAAAGGACTTGCCGATACTGCCCTTAAGACAGCTGACTCAGGTTACTTGACACGTCGACTTGTTGACGTTGCACAAGACGTCATCGTTCGTGAAGATGATTGTGGTACGGATCGCGGATTGGATATCGGAGCACTTATGGATGGAACGGAAGTAATCGAAGGCCTGGATGAACGTATCGAAGGTCGTCACACGAAGAAAACGATTTACCACCCTGAAACAGGTGCTTTGATTCTTAAAAAAGATGGATTGATTACTGCTGATGCTGCTCGCGCAATTTTGGATGCGGGACTTGAGCAAATAACGATCCGTTCTGCGTTCACTTGTAATACGAAACACGGCGTATGTAAATTATGTTACGGCATTAACTTGGCAACAGGTGAAAAAGTTGAAGTGGGTGAAGCGGTTGGTATTATCGCTGCACAATCTATCGGCGAGCCGGGTACACAGCTTACAATGCGTACGTTCCATACAGGTGGAGTTGCAGGGGATGATATTACACAAGGTCTTCCGCGTATCCAAGAGATCTTCGAATCACGTAATCCAAAAGGGGTTGCGGTCATTTCGGAAATCAAAGGGGAAATCATTGAAATCGATGAAATCCGTGAAGGCCAAAAAGAAATTACAATTCAAGGCGATGTAGAAACGCGGAAATACCTCACGCCATACAACGCCCGTCTTAAAGTCGATGTCGGTGATAAGATTGATCGCGGTGAAGTTATAACCGAAGGTTCTATCGATCCGAAAGAATTGATTGTTGTAAAAGACGTTGTTACCGTTCAAGTTTATCTCTTAAAAGAAGTTCAAAAAGTTTACCGTATGCAGGGTGTTGAAATCGGCGATAAACACGTTGAAGTAATGGTTCGCCAAATGCTTCGTAAAGTGCGTATTATCGAAGCGGGAGACACGGATCTGTTGCCGGGCTCACTGCTCGACATCCATCAATTCTCGGATGCGAATGCAGAAGTGCTTAAAGTTAACAAGGTTCCTGCTACTTGCCGTCCTGTCATTCTCGGTATTACAAAAGCTTCACTTGAAACGGAATCCTTCTTATCGGCAGCATCTTTCCAAGAGACAACTCGTGTCTTGACAGATGCAGCTATTAAAGGGAAAACCGATGAGTTACTTGGCTTGAAAGAGAACGTTATTATCGGTAAACTTGTTCCAGCCGGAACAGGAATGCAACGTTACCGTCATATCGTGATGGAGCAAGAAAAAACAGCAACTAAGTAA
- the tuf gene encoding elongation factor Tu, translating into MGKEKFDRSKQHANVGTIGHVDHGKTTLTAAIATVLAKRSGGVARSYADVDNAPEEKERGITINTSHVEYETATRHYAHVDCPGHADYVKNMITGAAQMDGGILVVSAADGPMPQTREHILLSRQVGVPYLVVFMNKCDMVDDEELLELVEMEIRDLLSEYDFPGDDIPVIKGSALKALEGEEEWEDKIVELMAAVDEYIPTPPRDTEKPFMMPVEDVFSITGRGTVATGRVERGVVKIGDVVDIIGIVEEPKNTTVTGVEMFRKLLDYAEAGDNIGALLRGVSRDDIQRGQVLAKPGTIIPHTKFTSEVYVLSKEEGGRHTPFFSNYRPQFYFRTTDVTGVIELPEGVEMVMPGDNVEMTIDLIAPIALEEGTKFSIREGGRTVGAGVVATILK; encoded by the coding sequence ATGGGAAAAGAAAAATTCGACCGCTCCAAGCAGCATGCTAACGTAGGAACAATCGGTCACGTCGACCATGGTAAAACTACACTAACTGCAGCAATCGCTACAGTTCTTGCAAAAAGATCAGGTGGAGTAGCACGTTCTTACGCGGACGTTGATAACGCACCTGAAGAAAAAGAGCGCGGTATCACAATCAATACTTCACACGTTGAGTATGAAACTGCTACTCGTCACTACGCACACGTTGACTGCCCAGGTCACGCCGACTATGTTAAAAACATGATCACTGGCGCAGCACAAATGGATGGCGGGATCCTAGTTGTTTCTGCAGCTGATGGCCCAATGCCACAAACTCGTGAGCACATCCTTCTTTCACGTCAAGTTGGTGTTCCTTACCTAGTTGTCTTCATGAACAAATGTGACATGGTTGATGACGAAGAACTTCTTGAACTAGTAGAAATGGAAATTCGTGACCTTCTTTCTGAATACGATTTCCCTGGCGATGACATTCCTGTCATCAAAGGATCTGCTCTTAAAGCACTTGAAGGCGAAGAAGAGTGGGAAGATAAAATCGTTGAACTTATGGCTGCTGTTGATGAGTATATCCCAACACCACCACGCGACACTGAAAAACCATTCATGATGCCTGTTGAGGACGTATTCTCAATCACAGGACGTGGAACAGTTGCTACTGGACGCGTTGAGCGTGGAGTAGTTAAAATCGGAGATGTTGTTGACATCATCGGTATCGTTGAAGAACCAAAAAATACAACTGTTACAGGTGTAGAAATGTTCCGTAAACTTCTTGACTATGCAGAAGCTGGCGACAACATCGGTGCACTACTTCGTGGTGTATCACGTGATGATATCCAACGCGGACAAGTACTTGCTAAACCAGGTACTATCATTCCACACACAAAGTTTACATCTGAAGTTTATGTTCTTTCAAAAGAAGAGGGTGGACGTCACACTCCATTCTTCTCTAACTACCGTCCACAGTTCTACTTCCGTACAACTGACGTGACTGGTGTTATCGAACTTCCAGAAGGCGTAGAAATGGTTATGCCTGGGGACAACGTTGAAATGACAATCGATCTAATTGCTCCAATCGCTCTTGAAGAAGGTACGAAGTTCTCTATCCGTGAGGGTGGACGTACTGTAGGCGCTGGCGTTGTAGCAACAATCCTTAAATAA
- the rplC gene encoding 50S ribosomal protein L3 yields MTKGILGRKLGMTQIFAENGDLIPVTVIEAGQNVVLQKKTTETDGYESIQIGFEDKREKLANKPEKGHVAKADTAPKRFIREFRELDVCGYEVGQEVKVDTFAEGDIVDITGTSKGKGFQGVIKRHGYSRGPMTHGSRHHRAPGSIGSVDAQRVFKGKKMPGRMGGKTVTVQNLEIIRVDTERNLLLVKGNVPGSRKSLLQVRSAIKGN; encoded by the coding sequence ATGACCAAAGGAATCTTGGGAAGAAAACTCGGTATGACGCAAATTTTTGCTGAAAACGGAGATCTTATCCCGGTAACAGTGATTGAGGCTGGACAAAACGTTGTTCTTCAAAAGAAGACTACGGAAACAGACGGCTACGAATCAATCCAAATCGGATTTGAAGATAAACGCGAAAAGCTTGCTAACAAACCTGAAAAAGGGCACGTTGCAAAAGCTGATACTGCACCTAAGCGCTTCATTCGCGAATTCCGCGAATTAGACGTTTGTGGCTACGAAGTTGGTCAAGAAGTCAAAGTTGATACTTTTGCTGAAGGCGATATCGTCGACATCACAGGTACATCAAAAGGTAAAGGGTTCCAGGGTGTTATCAAGCGTCACGGATATTCACGCGGACCTATGACCCACGGATCACGTCATCACCGCGCACCAGGTTCAATCGGATCTGTTGATGCACAACGTGTATTCAAAGGTAAAAAAATGCCTGGACGTATGGGTGGCAAAACAGTAACAGTACAAAACCTTGAAATTATACGAGTTGACACTGAGCGCAACTTGCTACTAGTAAAAGGTAACGTTCCAGGATCACGCAAATCACTTCTACAAGTGCGTAGCGCAATCAAAGGGAACTGA
- the rpsG gene encoding 30S ribosomal protein S7 gives MPRKGPVAKRDVLPDPIYNSKLVSRLINKMMVDGKKGTSQKILYGAFELVKERSGKDPLEVFEAALTNVMPVLEVKARRVGGANYQVPVEVRPDRRTTLGLRYIVNYSRTRGEKTMEERLANEILDASNNTGASVKRREEMHKMADANKAFAHYRW, from the coding sequence ATGCCACGTAAAGGTCCTGTTGCAAAACGTGACGTACTTCCGGATCCGATTTATAATTCGAAGCTCGTTTCACGTCTAATTAATAAAATGATGGTTGACGGTAAAAAAGGAACATCTCAGAAAATCCTCTATGGTGCGTTCGAGCTTGTGAAAGAACGTTCAGGTAAAGATCCACTTGAAGTATTCGAAGCGGCACTTACTAACGTAATGCCTGTACTTGAAGTTAAAGCACGCCGCGTAGGTGGAGCAAACTATCAAGTTCCAGTTGAAGTACGCCCTGATCGTCGTACGACTCTTGGACTTCGTTACATCGTTAACTACTCACGCACACGCGGTGAGAAAACAATGGAAGAACGTCTTGCGAATGAAATCCTTGACGCTTCTAACAACACTGGTGCTTCTGTGAAACGCCGTGAAGAAATGCACAAAATGGCAGATGCTAACAAAGCATTCGCTCACTACCGCTGGTAA
- the fusA gene encoding elongation factor G, translating to MARKFSLENTRNIGIMAHIDAGKTTTTERILYYTGKIHKIGETHEGASQMDWMEQEQERGITITSAATTAEWKGHRVNIIDTPGHVDFTVEVERSLRVLDGAVTVLDAQSGVEPQTETVWRQATNYGVPRLVFVNKMDKTGADFLYSVGTLRERLGANAHPIQLPIGAEDTFSAIIDLVEMNAVYYGDDSGMTAEIKEIPEEFRAQAEEYREKMIEAVAEFDEALMNKFLDEEEITTAEIKKAIRNATLAVEFYPVVCGTAFKNKGVQLVLDAVVDYLPSPLDIPPMKGTNPDTDEEVERHSDDSEPFSALAFKVMTDPYVGKLTFFRVYSGVLQSGSYVQNSSKGKRERVGRILQMHANSREEISEVHSGEIAAAVGLKDTGTGDTLCEASAPVILESMDFPEPVISLSVEPKTKADQDKMGMALAKLQEEDPTFRAHTDQETGEVIIAGMGELHLDVLVDRMRREFNVEANVGAPQVSYRETFRASAEVEGKFVRQSGGRGQFGHVWIEFSPNEEGKGFEFINNVVGGSVPREYIPAVEAGIRDSLDNGVVAGYPLIDIKARLFDGSYHDVDSNEMAFKIAASMALKNAVSKVSPVILEPMMKVEVQIPEEYMGDIMGDVTSRRGRVEGMEARGNSQVVRAMVPLANMFGYATSLRSNTQGRGNFAMSFDHYEEVPKSVAEEIIKKNKGE from the coding sequence ATGGCTAGAAAATTCTCCTTAGAGAATACACGTAATATTGGAATCATGGCTCACATCGATGCCGGTAAAACGACGACGACTGAACGTATCCTTTATTACACTGGTAAAATCCACAAAATCGGAGAAACGCACGAAGGTGCATCTCAAATGGACTGGATGGAGCAAGAGCAAGAGCGCGGAATTACAATCACATCAGCTGCTACAACAGCTGAATGGAAAGGCCACCGCGTAAACATCATTGATACTCCTGGTCACGTAGACTTCACTGTTGAAGTTGAACGTTCCCTTCGTGTTCTTGATGGAGCTGTAACAGTACTTGACGCTCAATCAGGTGTTGAACCACAAACAGAAACGGTTTGGCGTCAAGCGACTAACTATGGCGTTCCACGTCTAGTATTTGTTAACAAGATGGACAAAACGGGTGCAGACTTCCTATATTCTGTAGGTACACTTCGTGAACGTCTTGGAGCAAACGCGCATCCAATTCAATTGCCGATTGGTGCAGAAGATACATTCTCTGCAATCATCGATTTAGTTGAAATGAATGCAGTTTACTACGGCGATGATTCAGGTATGACTGCAGAAATCAAAGAAATTCCGGAAGAATTCCGTGCGCAAGCCGAAGAATACCGTGAAAAAATGATTGAAGCGGTTGCTGAATTTGATGAAGCCCTAATGAATAAATTCTTGGATGAAGAAGAAATTACTACCGCAGAAATCAAAAAAGCAATTCGTAATGCGACATTGGCTGTTGAATTCTATCCGGTTGTATGTGGTACTGCTTTCAAGAACAAAGGTGTTCAACTTGTTCTTGATGCTGTAGTTGATTATCTTCCATCACCACTAGATATCCCGCCTATGAAAGGAACAAATCCTGATACTGATGAAGAAGTTGAGCGTCACTCAGACGACAGCGAGCCGTTCTCGGCACTTGCATTCAAAGTTATGACGGATCCTTATGTAGGTAAATTGACATTCTTCCGTGTGTATTCTGGTGTTCTTCAATCAGGATCATACGTTCAGAACTCTTCTAAAGGGAAGCGTGAACGCGTAGGACGTATTCTACAAATGCATGCCAACTCTCGTGAAGAAATTTCTGAAGTACATTCAGGGGAAATTGCTGCTGCAGTCGGTCTTAAAGATACAGGAACTGGTGACACACTATGTGAGGCTAGCGCACCTGTAATTCTTGAGTCTATGGACTTCCCAGAACCAGTAATCTCACTTTCTGTTGAACCAAAAACAAAAGCCGACCAAGATAAAATGGGTATGGCTCTTGCTAAACTTCAAGAGGAAGACCCGACATTCCGCGCACATACAGACCAAGAAACTGGAGAAGTAATCATCGCTGGTATGGGTGAATTGCATCTTGACGTTCTTGTAGACCGTATGCGCCGTGAATTCAACGTTGAAGCTAACGTCGGAGCGCCACAAGTATCTTACCGTGAAACATTCCGTGCTTCAGCGGAAGTTGAAGGTAAATTCGTGCGTCAATCCGGTGGACGTGGACAGTTTGGTCACGTTTGGATTGAATTCTCTCCTAACGAAGAAGGAAAAGGATTCGAATTCATTAACAACGTTGTTGGTGGATCAGTTCCACGTGAATATATTCCTGCAGTAGAAGCTGGTATCCGTGATTCACTTGACAATGGTGTAGTTGCTGGTTATCCTTTGATCGACATTAAAGCTCGTCTATTCGACGGTTCTTATCATGATGTCGACTCCAATGAGATGGCGTTTAAAATTGCTGCATCTATGGCATTGAAAAACGCTGTATCTAAAGTTAGTCCAGTTATACTTGAGCCAATGATGAAAGTTGAAGTTCAGATTCCAGAAGAATACATGGGCGATATTATGGGTGATGTTACATCACGCCGTGGCCGTGTAGAAGGAATGGAAGCTCGTGGTAATTCACAAGTAGTTCGTGCAATGGTTCCACTTGCTAATATGTTTGGTTATGCAACATCTCTACGTTCTAATACACAAGGACGTGGTAACTTCGCAATGTCATTCGATCACTATGAAGAAGTGCCGAAATCAGTTGCTGAAGAAATTATCAAGAAAAACAAAGGCGAATAA
- a CDS encoding ribosomal L7Ae/L30e/S12e/Gadd45 family protein: protein MSYEKVEQAKKTIIGTKQAVKAIRAGIVIEIIIAQDAEERIIAPVMEEAALHGVQVTHVDSKERLGNACGIQVSAAVVAITE from the coding sequence ATGTCTTATGAAAAAGTCGAGCAGGCAAAGAAGACAATCATCGGTACAAAGCAAGCAGTGAAAGCAATCCGTGCAGGGATAGTGATAGAAATTATTATTGCGCAGGATGCAGAAGAACGGATTATTGCTCCAGTGATGGAGGAAGCCGCACTTCATGGCGTTCAAGTGACACATGTTGATTCGAAAGAAAGACTCGGAAACGCTTGTGGCATTCAAGTCAGTGCAGCGGTGGTTGCGATTACTGAATAA
- a CDS encoding Na+/H+ antiporter family protein, translating into MNAVVIAVVVMLILSLLRVNVVLALATGAIVGGFTGGLSFDEIIESFTDGLGDGATIALSYALLGGFAVAISKTGIPQLLVAAMLRIVKKEGQADRAALGKVLIVLILLAMALFSQNLIPIHIAFIPLLVPPILHVLNMLKVDRRLIATVLTFGLTAPYILLPYGYGFIFHEILANQMASAGLAIDMADIPKAMAFPVLGLVAGLLIAIFFSYRKPREYADKQIEITEEVVVVKTRNIVFTVMALIGTLSVQIPTQSMIAGAVTGIGILYITGALKWKEADGLINEGMRMMAFVGFVMISANGFAAVLQETGHVITLVEYASSILGDSKGVAALVMLLVGLIVTMGIGSSFATIPIIASIFVPLSMEFGFSTLAIIALIGTAAALGDAGSPASDSTLGPTAGLDVDGQHNHIWDTCVPTFIHYNIPLIIFGWATVMFFN; encoded by the coding sequence ATGAATGCTGTAGTTATTGCTGTAGTTGTTATGTTGATTTTAAGTCTATTGAGAGTGAACGTTGTATTGGCACTCGCTACAGGCGCTATTGTTGGCGGATTTACAGGTGGCTTATCATTCGATGAGATAATTGAGTCGTTCACTGATGGCCTGGGTGATGGCGCAACAATTGCGCTCAGTTATGCACTACTAGGTGGATTTGCGGTTGCAATTTCAAAGACGGGCATACCTCAACTGCTTGTAGCAGCGATGTTGCGTATTGTGAAAAAAGAAGGGCAGGCAGATCGTGCAGCTCTAGGTAAAGTGCTGATCGTGTTAATTCTTCTGGCAATGGCCTTATTTTCTCAAAATCTTATACCGATTCACATAGCATTCATACCTTTATTAGTACCTCCGATCTTACATGTATTAAATATGTTGAAAGTAGATCGTCGTCTGATAGCGACAGTCCTAACATTCGGGTTGACGGCTCCGTATATTTTACTCCCTTATGGATATGGATTCATCTTCCATGAAATCTTGGCCAACCAAATGGCAAGTGCAGGTTTAGCAATCGATATGGCGGACATTCCAAAAGCAATGGCGTTCCCGGTTCTTGGGTTAGTTGCGGGTCTTCTAATTGCAATCTTTTTCTCTTATCGCAAGCCAAGGGAATATGCGGACAAACAGATTGAAATCACTGAAGAAGTAGTAGTTGTCAAAACGCGTAATATTGTTTTCACCGTCATGGCTCTTATTGGTACGCTTAGCGTACAGATACCGACGCAGTCTATGATTGCAGGTGCAGTGACTGGGATTGGAATTTTATATATTACTGGAGCACTTAAGTGGAAAGAAGCAGATGGCTTAATCAATGAAGGAATGCGCATGATGGCATTTGTAGGATTTGTTATGATTTCAGCGAACGGATTTGCTGCAGTGCTTCAAGAGACGGGACATGTTATTACGCTTGTCGAATATGCAAGCTCAATTCTTGGAGATAGCAAAGGAGTGGCTGCGCTTGTCATGCTTCTTGTCGGGTTAATCGTAACGATGGGAATCGGATCCTCGTTTGCGACAATCCCAATTATTGCATCAATCTTCGTACCTCTCAGTATGGAATTCGGTTTTAGCACGTTAGCTATCATCGCACTTATTGGAACGGCGGCCGCACTTGGTGATGCAGGATCGCCTGCATCGGACTCTACGCTTGGGCCGACTGCCGGTCTTGATGTCGATGGTCAGCATAATCATATTTGGGATACATGTGTACCTACATTTATTCACTACAATATCCCATTAATTATCTTCGGGTGGGCAACAGTCATGTTTTTTAATTAA
- the rpsJ gene encoding 30S ribosomal protein S10, giving the protein MAKQKIRIRLKAYDHRILDQSAEKIVETAKRSGASVSGPIPLPTERTVYTILRAVHKYKDSREQFEMRTHKRLIDIVNPTPQTVDALMKLDLPSGVDIEIKL; this is encoded by the coding sequence ATGGCAAAACAAAAAATTCGTATTCGTTTAAAAGCATATGATCATAGAATTCTTGATCAATCAGCTGAAAAGATCGTAGAAACAGCAAAACGTTCGGGTGCTAGTGTATCGGGTCCGATTCCACTACCGACTGAAAGAACTGTCTACACGATTCTTCGTGCGGTGCATAAATACAAAGATTCGCGCGAGCAGTTTGAAATGCGTACTCACAAACGTCTAATCGATATCGTTAACCCGACACCACAAACTGTCGATGCTTTAATGAAACTCGATTTACCATCAGGCGTTGACATTGAAATTAAACTTTAA
- the rpsL gene encoding 30S ribosomal protein S12: protein MPTINQLVRKPRKSKVTGSKSPALGKSYNSFKKSMTNVNSPQKRGVCTRVGTMTPKKPNSALRKYARVRLTNSLEVNAYIPGEGHNLQEHSVVLLRGGRVKDLPGVRYHIVRGALDTAGVTGRMQSRSMYGAKKPKVKK, encoded by the coding sequence ATGCCTACAATTAATCAATTGGTCCGTAAACCACGTAAATCAAAAGTGACAGGATCTAAATCTCCAGCACTCGGAAAAAGCTATAACAGCTTCAAAAAGTCAATGACAAACGTAAACTCACCACAAAAAAGAGGTGTTTGTACGCGTGTTGGCACAATGACACCGAAAAAGCCTAACTCGGCTCTTCGTAAATATGCACGTGTACGCTTGACGAACTCATTGGAAGTCAACGCATACATCCCTGGTGAAGGCCACAACCTTCAAGAACACAGTGTAGTCCTACTTCGCGGCGGACGCGTAAAAGACTTACCAGGTGTTCGTTACCACATCGTTCGTGGAGCACTTGATACAGCTGGTGTAACTGGCCGTATGCAAAGCCGTTCTATGTACGGAGCTAAAAAACCTAAAGTTAAAAAGTAA